From Staphylococcus delphini, one genomic window encodes:
- a CDS encoding sulfite exporter TauE/SafE family protein, producing MTLSVIILILVGFLSAIIGSLVGIGGGIIIVPTLIYFGVTLNVLGGITPQTAIGTSSIILIATGLSSTVGYLKQKQVDVKNGFIFTIGIIPGALIGAYLSQYLTLHSFNLYFGMFLILVSVLLMVRHRIPPIKAFQQERYMKSFTDAHGEHYRYGVVPSIAVIASFVIGLTAGLFGIGGGALMTPLMLLVFRFPPHVAVGTSMMMIFFSSVTGSIGHIMLGHVLWGYSLILIISSWVGAQLGVRLNKTVKSDTVVLILRLVMLGLGIYLILQSFFN from the coding sequence ATGACGTTGAGTGTCATTATTCTTATTTTGGTAGGATTTTTATCCGCTATTATCGGTTCTTTAGTCGGAATCGGTGGCGGCATTATTATTGTTCCGACATTAATTTATTTTGGTGTCACATTAAATGTTTTAGGAGGCATTACACCCCAGACGGCCATTGGTACATCATCTATCATTTTGATTGCGACAGGGTTGTCCTCAACGGTAGGGTATTTAAAACAAAAACAAGTGGATGTGAAAAACGGCTTTATCTTCACGATTGGGATTATTCCTGGGGCATTGATTGGTGCTTACCTCAGCCAGTATTTAACACTCCATTCATTTAATCTATATTTTGGGATGTTTTTGATTCTTGTGTCTGTTTTACTCATGGTGCGTCATCGTATCCCACCGATTAAGGCTTTCCAACAAGAACGCTATATGAAGTCATTTACAGATGCACACGGTGAGCATTATCGTTATGGTGTAGTGCCATCTATTGCGGTGATCGCGTCATTTGTTATTGGTTTAACAGCAGGCTTATTTGGCATTGGCGGTGGTGCATTGATGACGCCACTCATGTTACTGGTGTTCCGTTTCCCACCCCATGTTGCAGTAGGGACAAGCATGATGATGATTTTCTTCTCAAGTGTGACGGGTTCCATCGGCCATATTATGTTAGGTCATGTGTTATGGGGTTACAGTTTGATTTTGATCATTTCAAGTTGGGTCGGTGCACAATTAGGTGTGAGATTAAATAAAACGGTCAAATCCGATACCGTAGTCTTAATTTTACGCTTAGTCATGCTAGGATTAGGGATTTATCTCATTTTACAATCATTCTTTAACTAA
- a CDS encoding DUF72 domain-containing protein, with the protein MIEIGLTGWGDHDTLYEDLQRKTDKLQTYASHFPVVELDASYYAIQPERNIVKWMSETPQRFKFVVKIHQALTLHADYHDYADTIESLFHDFRLMLQPLVEANRLAMVLVQFPPWFDCNAKNIKYIRYVRAQLEHVPVCIEFRHQSWFQGEMKEHTLQFLTDNQLIHSVCDEPQVGEGSIPLVNRITHQTALVRLHGRNKYGWTKKDMTDQEWRDVRYLYNYNAEELQQLADKVTLLNQKAQHVYVVFNNNSGGHAAANAKYFQKLLGIDYEGLAPQQLKLF; encoded by the coding sequence ATGATAGAAATTGGTCTAACAGGGTGGGGCGATCACGACACCTTGTATGAAGATTTACAGCGCAAAACAGACAAACTACAAACTTATGCAAGTCATTTTCCAGTCGTTGAATTAGATGCGTCTTACTATGCCATCCAACCTGAACGTAATATTGTGAAATGGATGAGTGAAACGCCACAACGCTTTAAATTCGTCGTCAAAATTCATCAAGCACTCACGTTACATGCAGATTACCACGACTATGCAGACACGATTGAAAGTTTATTTCATGACTTTCGACTGATGTTGCAACCATTAGTGGAAGCCAATCGTTTAGCCATGGTTCTCGTGCAGTTTCCGCCTTGGTTTGATTGTAATGCTAAAAATATTAAATATATTCGCTACGTCCGCGCGCAACTCGAGCATGTACCGGTATGTATCGAATTTCGTCATCAATCTTGGTTCCAAGGTGAAATGAAAGAGCATACGTTACAATTTTTAACAGACAATCAACTGATTCATTCGGTGTGTGATGAACCGCAAGTCGGAGAGGGGAGCATCCCATTGGTGAACCGCATTACACATCAAACGGCACTCGTTCGACTTCATGGACGAAACAAGTATGGTTGGACGAAAAAGGATATGACGGACCAAGAGTGGCGAGATGTGCGGTATCTTTATAATTATAACGCTGAAGAATTACAACAATTAGCAGATAAAGTAACATTATTAAATCAAAAAGCGCAACATGTATATGTCGTGTTTAACAACAACTCAGGCGGTCATGCTGCAGCAAATGCCAAATATTTTCAAAAGCTTTTAGGCATTGATTATGAAGGTTTAGCACCACAACAACTTAAATTATTTTAG
- a CDS encoding alpha/beta hydrolase family protein gives MVKQISYGTHEDQHYDIYDNEQKTSQAWIVLIHGGYWRQKYSKAMMDLMIDTLIEAGYAVVNVEYRRGTAHPWPIPSDDVAAAIQHFKASDYQPQQLVGIGHSVGGQLALLNAQLFDQIVALAPVTDVLYTLHQHLGQDAAAEYFDSSSTHTMRAASPLMQAPIDVDTLIIHGFNDTSVHMDTTLSYVQENYKHGQYLTLYALPYLDHLDCINPGATHLNMLLEWLAHRTAGDTV, from the coding sequence ATGGTAAAACAAATCAGTTACGGGACACATGAAGACCAACATTATGACATTTATGACAATGAACAGAAGACGTCACAAGCATGGATTGTTCTCATTCATGGTGGCTATTGGAGACAAAAATATAGTAAAGCGATGATGGATTTAATGATTGATACATTGATTGAAGCAGGCTATGCGGTAGTCAATGTGGAATATCGTCGCGGTACAGCACATCCATGGCCGATACCGAGCGACGATGTGGCAGCAGCAATCCAACATTTTAAAGCTTCTGACTATCAACCACAACAACTGGTCGGCATCGGACATTCCGTGGGTGGACAACTCGCCTTATTAAACGCACAGTTATTCGATCAAATCGTCGCGCTCGCACCTGTGACAGACGTCCTTTACACGTTACACCAACATTTAGGACAAGACGCTGCAGCAGAATATTTTGACTCTAGCTCAACCCATACGATGCGCGCGGCTTCACCTTTAATGCAAGCGCCCATTGATGTCGATACACTCATTATACACGGATTTAACGACACTTCCGTACATATGGATACCACGCTCTCCTATGTACAAGAAAACTATAAGCATGGCCAATATTTAACACTCTATGCCTTACCTTATTTAGATCATTTGGATTGTATTAACCCTGGGGCGACACATCTCAATATGTTATTAGAATGGCTCGCCCATCGTACTGCAGGCGATACGGTATAG
- a CDS encoding NAD(P)H-dependent flavin oxidoreductase has translation MWYKTKVIEQCRIDYPMIQAGMAGSTTPELVATVSELGGLGTIGAGYMTPAALEQEILKVKARTSKSFSVNLFVPESFSYTDAEVAAMNDFLAPYRQALNLEQPTIGEHDSAAFDTMIDIVVEQHVPICSFTFGIPDEKTINRLKAAGTILIGSATTVEEAKAVEAGGLDAVVAQGSEAGGHRATFIDRQETTSLIGTMVLIPQVVDHVNIPVIAAGGVMDSRGWLASHALGAQGVQMGTAFLTTHERNAKSVHKQVIFNSNETDAIVTHEISGKPARGLHNALIQHLREEGPAVLPYPIQNDLTKQIRAAAGKAGLTKWMHMWSGQGVRLAQDHDAATFFKQLIQNAQSQAEQFNM, from the coding sequence ATGTGGTATAAAACAAAGGTGATAGAACAATGTCGAATTGACTATCCAATGATACAAGCGGGAATGGCCGGAAGTACGACACCAGAACTCGTCGCAACGGTCAGTGAATTAGGCGGACTTGGGACGATTGGTGCAGGTTATATGACGCCAGCAGCACTCGAACAAGAAATTTTAAAAGTGAAAGCACGCACATCCAAGTCTTTTTCAGTCAATTTATTTGTGCCAGAGTCATTTTCATATACAGATGCAGAGGTGGCGGCGATGAACGACTTTTTAGCACCTTATCGCCAAGCATTAAATCTTGAACAACCGACAATTGGCGAACATGATTCTGCTGCATTTGACACAATGATTGACATTGTCGTTGAACAACACGTTCCGATTTGCAGTTTCACTTTTGGAATTCCTGATGAAAAAACAATCAACCGTTTAAAAGCAGCAGGTACAATATTAATTGGCAGTGCGACAACCGTTGAAGAAGCCAAAGCAGTAGAAGCGGGAGGTTTAGATGCAGTTGTGGCACAAGGAAGTGAAGCAGGCGGTCACCGTGCGACATTTATTGATCGTCAAGAGACGACGTCATTAATCGGAACAATGGTACTCATTCCTCAAGTGGTGGATCATGTCAATATTCCAGTGATTGCAGCAGGTGGTGTGATGGATAGTCGCGGTTGGCTTGCAAGTCATGCGCTAGGTGCACAAGGCGTTCAAATGGGGACAGCTTTTTTAACAACGCATGAACGTAACGCAAAATCAGTGCATAAACAAGTGATTTTTAACAGTAATGAAACAGATGCGATTGTGACACATGAAATCAGTGGGAAACCTGCAAGAGGACTGCACAATGCGTTGATTCAGCATTTACGCGAAGAAGGTCCGGCCGTTTTACCTTATCCAATACAAAATGATTTAACAAAACAAATTCGGGCTGCGGCAGGAAAAGCAGGTCTCACCAAATGGATGCATATGTGGAGTGGTCAAGGTGTCCGTCTCGCGCAAGATCATGATGCGGCTACTTTTTTCAAGCAACTGATTCAAAATGCACAGTCACAAGCTGAACAATTCAACATGTAA
- a CDS encoding hemolysin family protein yields MIIAIILLIIVSCFFSGSETALTAANKVKLKSEADQNHQRSAKLLKLLEKPSEFITTILIGNNIANILLPTLVTILAVDMGLSVGIASAVLTVVIIVFAEVIPKSVAATFPDPIARFVYPVIHLCVIVFKPITVVLNALTDGINRILSRGQENQGMSKEEVRTMVSIAGTEGAFNEMERNRIQGVMDFDRLKVNDVSNTPRVNVTSLSVEDTYDEVYDIVMNHPYTRYPVYEGDIDNVVGVFHSKYLLAWSKTPDKAVTDFCSEPLFVYEHNRAEWVLRKMTVTRKHMAIVLDEYGGTDAIVTHEDLIEEMLGMEIEDEMDREESDKLKLIR; encoded by the coding sequence ATGATCATTGCGATCATTTTACTCATCATTGTCTCTTGTTTCTTTTCGGGGAGTGAAACGGCACTTACCGCAGCAAACAAGGTCAAATTAAAATCTGAAGCGGACCAGAATCACCAAAGATCCGCGAAATTATTGAAGTTATTAGAAAAACCGAGTGAATTCATTACCACTATTCTAATCGGTAATAACATTGCGAATATTTTGTTGCCAACATTAGTTACGATTTTAGCAGTAGATATGGGCTTAAGTGTCGGTATTGCGTCCGCGGTGTTAACGGTCGTCATTATCGTATTTGCTGAAGTGATTCCGAAATCTGTAGCCGCAACGTTTCCAGATCCAATTGCACGTTTTGTATATCCAGTGATCCACCTTTGTGTCATCGTTTTTAAGCCGATAACGGTCGTGTTGAATGCTTTGACAGATGGCATTAACCGTATATTGTCACGTGGTCAAGAAAATCAAGGTATGTCTAAAGAAGAAGTGCGCACGATGGTGTCGATTGCAGGTACGGAAGGCGCATTTAACGAAATGGAACGGAATCGTATTCAAGGGGTCATGGATTTTGATCGTTTGAAAGTGAATGATGTCAGCAATACACCACGTGTGAATGTGACGTCACTATCTGTAGAGGATACGTATGATGAAGTGTATGACATTGTGATGAATCATCCATACACGCGTTATCCGGTATATGAAGGTGATATCGATAACGTGGTAGGCGTGTTTCATTCTAAATATTTGTTAGCTTGGAGTAAAACACCCGACAAAGCAGTGACAGATTTCTGTTCAGAGCCGTTGTTTGTTTATGAACATAACCGTGCTGAATGGGTATTGAGAAAGATGACGGTCACACGTAAACATATGGCCATTGTCCTTGATGAATATGGTGGTACAGATGCGATTGTGACACATGAAGATTTGATTGAAGAAATGTTAGGTATGGAAATTGAAGATGAAATGGATCGCGAAGAAAGCGATAAATTGAAACTAATCCGTTAA